CCCCCAGGGGTGGTGGGGGATGAGGTTAAGGAGGCAGTGGTGGCAAAGGCAAGCGGAGGAACAAAGAGATAATAGGTATTATATTCATTAAATTGAATGCTTTATAGGATTCATCCCCCTCCGCCTCTAAGCTGACTACCTGCGCCCCCTAACCCAAGGCCTCGATAAGCGCTGCGAGAAGATCAAGAAGTGGGCCGATGATCGCCTCCTATAATGTCTGAGCCTTGTCTGGACCAATAGTCTAGCAGATCTGCATAAACCGCCCCACACGCCTCACCCCCAAAATACACACCGCCGCTCCGCGGTGTTGCATCTCAGGGTTACTTAAAACTGGAAGGGGTAATCGATCATCATTTGAACGCCGACGCCCTCCTCTGAAATGGCAGTGTCAGCGCGCAGTACAAAGCCCTGGGCCCATGTGCGGATACCAAGGCCTACGTCCCACTGCATGTCCGTGTGAAGGTCGCCAAGGTTATAATCGCTGGCGACCCGTCCCAACTCGAAGAAGGGAGCGACCTGTATCCACTCGACTCCAAAGTATTTCTGAACCTTTGGCCAATTGTCAAAGGGGTTCCATTTCGGCGTCAGGCGCAGCTCTGTGCCGTAGTAGATGGCAGAACGATCATTGAAACGCTGGGTGGGAAAGCCCCTCATTCGCCAAAGCCCACCAAGCGTGGCACCAGTATAGGCTGGTGGCCGGTGGCTTACCTTTCCGTCACTTTCCTCCCAAGATGGCGTGTCGGCGGTCCAAAAATCGAAGGCTAGGATGCTGCTCCGGAACCATTCGCTTTCGCCGAAATCGTAATAGGCGTCGAACTCCGCCTGAAGCACCGTCCAGGAATCCGAGCTGTCGAGCCAGCCGAAGTCTCTTGAGACTTGCAATTTAAGCCCGTTTCCCTTTGTGGGATTGATGGGAAAATCCCTATTGTCCCAAAAGAAGGTGACATCCAAACCGTTTGTCTGGATGTCATCGCTAAAGTCAGCGCTGTCGACCTGCTGCGATCTATAAAAGGGCCGAATCTCCAAAAAGCTTCGGCCACTCTTGAGGGGATTTAGGGAGCTGCCACCCGTTGCGCCATCAGCGAGGTATCCATTCAAAACATCGTAATCGGGCCGTATGTGCTGGGCGCCATGGCCGAGCGGAAGCAGGTATTTGAAGCGCATGCGCGCGAAGTTGTCGAAGCCGTCACCCGTGACAAAGTTATCCTTGCTGGAATCGTTCGTGCCGGCCCGCTCATTTGGGAAGGCCGAATTTCCACTGACGTAAGCGTCGAAGTCGTTGAAGTAACCGATGGAGAAGATTGGATCCACGAACAGCCGGCGCGCGGAAGGAAATTGCAGGTCGCGCGCCATGACGAAACCAAGCACCGATCCGCTTGATCCGGCCATTACAGTCCCTAGCACTGATGCTTGCGGTTGCGGATAGCCAACCCGTCCCTCGACCCACCCTCCAGCAAGCCCGAAAGACTCGCTGAAGAAACCGTAGGGGAGGCTCAACTTGAGATTGGCATAGTCGCTTGGTTCTTCTGCCGAAGCTGAGTTGCAGTGGCTCACTCCGGCAGCGGCAAGCATCAAGGCAAGCAGAGATCTTATAATCCCTAGGGTGCGACCAGAAGACATCAAAAGCTGTAAGTGAGTCCGCTTAAAAGCAAAAACGCCTTGGTGTCGTAGAAACTTATGTCGGAGTCACTTAGGGCTGCCGATCCTATGACCTCGAACCTGAAGTTTTCCCAACCAAAGGGCTCTTTGTATCCGTAAGCGACGGTGGCCCGATAGAGGGAGTCGTCCCGTGCCTTGCTGAAGATGGGGTTGTCCTCGTCAAACCATTGAGCTTCGTAGACGAAGTTTGCGCTAAAATCGAAGGTCTCGGCGCCATAGAAGACGCCTATTTCCGGGCGGATCGCGTTGAAGCTGTTCGAATCGCCTTCTGCGTCTGCGAAAACGTAGCGAAGCGCGGGGCGGAGCCACCAACCGTCCCCCAGCGGGTGCGCGTAGGTGACGGTAAAGCGGTGAAAGGTCGTATCGCGATCGAGAAGCTGCAATTGAGCAGGCGTCAGCATCAGGGATTGTCCGCTCTGCTCATTGTCTATCTCCCGGTTCAGGTACTCATAGCGCAAACCAAAGCGCGAGCCAGCGATGTTATCGGCCCGGAGCTTGAAGCCAAGCGAATCGATGTCCGTCTTCTGCCGGGGCGAATTGACCAGGAACGGGTCCGACCAGGTTTCAGCGGAAGCTAGGGAGGGCGGAAGAAAACTCAGCGCCAGCCGGGTGTTGTCCTGGAGCCAATAGCGTGCGCCAATTTCCCACTGGAAGAAGCTACCCTCTCGAAGGTTCTCGCCGGGAATTCCCACAAAAAATTGGGTGTTCCAGTCCGTAACCATGTAGGCCAATTCAAAAGGCACCGCGAAGGCGGGAACCGTGGCGCTGTCGCCGGAACTGAAAAGCGACGTCGTCACCCGATTGTCGTCGTCGGTCTGAAACTGGGATTCCACCTCGGCAACGCCCACCAGGGCGCTGACAAACCCCGAGAAGCCTTCGCTCGGCCTGGCCTCTTGCGCTTGCGCAACGCCGGCGATACTGCATAAACAGGCAACAGACGTGAAAAGCCTCCGCGCCATGGCTTGAGCCATCAACCCTTTGATAATCATTGTCATTACTCTTCCTAAAACCTGAAGGCCACACCGACCATTGGTCCGTGAGTGATGGTGTCGTAAGCGAAGTAGTTGGGTGTGCCGGCTTTCCCATTGTCGTAGTCCACGGTCAGGACCCGGTAGCCGAAGGCAAACGACATTGACTTCGAAAAATCGTAGAGAGCCAAGGCTTGCAGCGAGAGGCTGAAATCCGATCCTATCCCGAAGCCGCCGACGTCCGCGGCAAAGCTGGATCGCCAATCCTCACCCAGTTGGGCGACCCAACGCGCGCCTACCACCGGATCGATCCAATCCTCGCTGATATCGATCAGGTTGGCGGGTGCCGGTCCAGGCGCATTCTGCCGGGTCAGCTTCACGTCCATGTGCCACCAGCGCAGGCCCCCATAGACGTCAATCTTGTCGCGGAAAAGATCGAAGCGGTAGGTGCCGTAAGCTTCCAGAATGCCCTGGAAAACCTCTCCCTTAATGGTGGCGTTTGGGAGGAGCGGACCAGGAGTCTTCGACGAGAGATCCATGAAGGCCAAATCGGTCATGATGCCAAAGCCGCTCGCGTGCCTCGCTTCAGCATGAATCATGCCGCCAAGATCGAGGGCGTCTAGAATATCGCCGGTATCGACATCGACATTTGCGCCGTTCACGAAACGGCCCACCCCTGTGTCGCCCGTGATGTTCGGCGCCAGAAGATAGGGCGCCACGACGAACTCCCATTCCTCAGCAGCGCTCGCCTGCTTTGCCGTCGGCACCGAAATCAGCAGCATGGCGACAAGCAGGACGAGACCCGACGCGGATCCTCGCCCCTCTGATCTCCCGGGTGAAACATGGCGGGTCGGTAACGCCGTCATATCTTCCAAACCTTCCCATACATGAGTTGGGCAGAGGCCGGCCAGAACGGGATCGGGCCGGCCTCCTTGATCATGGTGGCGCGGAGGTCAGCCACCAGCGGTGTCGCCCAACGGCTCCTGCTCGAAGGTGTTGTAATCGGGTGAGATGTCCGCTTCACCGGTTCCCGGCATGATCTCGAAACCAATCTCGAAGTTCACCAACATGTCCTTCAAGGCCTCATAGACCTCGCGGTTTCCTTCGAGGACAGCTTTTCCGTCGGTGATCTGTTGGTCCATCGTAATTGCTCCAGCCATTACCGGCTCCAGGTCACTCCGATTGATCGTGACAAAGAGGTCAGCGTCTGCGGCCTCGAAGCCCTCGATGTTTGTGAGCGTGCCGTTACTTAGTTCCACCACGAATTGCTCACCATTGTCCGGCGTTGCGAGATTGATGGTGAACTCCCGGTCGCCCGCCTTATCGCTATCCAGGCGGACGCCCAAGAAGTCCAGCCACAGCTCCGTTGACATGGCCCGGATCATGTCCGGTCCCGACGACTTAGGCGATGCGCCGGTGGGAATGCCATTGCGCAGCTCATAGGCAGCGGCCAGGAAGGAGTTGCGGACACTCGGGCTTTCCTGCTGATAGCCGATCTGCTCGAACACGTCGGCAAGCAAATCCTTGGCGTCTTGATTGCCAGGCTCCGCATAGACCAGCTTGTTCAGGATTTCCTGGGCGAGCTTGTATTCCCCAGCGTTATAAAGATCGCGGCCCTTGGCCAGGATTGGCTGAGCGCCGCCCATCATCTCGACGTAGAGGGGGGCGGAGTCCTCAGGATTGAGAGGAATCAGCGTCGTGGGGTTGCCGTCCCAGTAGCCCAGGTAGCGGTTGATGACGGCGCGGCTATTGTGCTCGACCGATCCATGGTAGCTGCGAGCTGACCACTGTTGCTGGAGGCTCTCGGGCACCTTGTACTCATTATGCATCTCGTTGATGGTCACGCCCTGATTGGCCAGGTGCAGAACACCATTATTCAGATGGCCATAGGTATCTCGCTGCGCCCGCATGACCTCCTGGATGCGCTCATTGCCCCACCGCGGCCAACTATGCGAGGCGAACATCACCTCGGCCTCCTGCCCAAAGAGGTAGAGCGCCCGGTTGATCTGCTTGGACCACTCCAAGGCATCGCGCACCAGCGCGCCGCGCAGCGTGTAGATATTGTGGATCGTCCCGGTGATGTTCTCCGCCGCCCAGAAGGCCTTCATGTCCGGGAAGTAGGTGTTCATCTCCGCAGGCGCCTCGGTGCCGGGGGTGTTCTGGAACACCATCCGCACGCCGTCGACGGTCAGTTCCTCGATGTCATCCGCGATGATGACATTGGGTTCTATCAGGCCAAGGTTGCCCGCGGCGGTGTTCTTGCCGATCGACTGATCAACATGACCGAAGGGGCTGCGGGGCAGAAGAACGCCATATTGATAGAAAAGCCGCCGGTTCATGGCGTTACCAGCATAGACGTTCTCTGAGACGGCGTGGTCCATGAAGCCCACGGGCGCGATGACCTTCACCTTGCCGCTGCGCACGTCGGCTTCCTCGACGACGCCGCGCACGCCGCCGAAGTGGTCGGCGTGCGAGTGAGAGTAGACAACTGCCACCACGGGGCGCGCGCCGAGCTCTTGGTTCACCAGTTCCAGGGCGGCGGCGGCCGTTTCCTTCGCGGTAAGTGGGTCGAAGACGATCCAGCCGCTGTCGCTCTTAACCACGGTGAAATTGGCGAGGTCGAAGCCCCGCACCTGGTAGATCTTGTCTTCCAGCACTTCGTAGAGACCGTAGTTCATGTTCAGCACGGCCTGGCGCTGCAGCGAAGGGTGGATGGAATCGAAGTCCCTGCCTTCCAGCAGCCAATCGTAGCTGCCGATGTCCCAGGCCACATTCCCCGCTTCAGCCATGATCTGGCGGTAGTCGGGCGCGGCAATGAAGCCCCGCTTGGCCTCCTCGAAGTCCCGCTCATCATCGAAAGGAAGGCTCTCGCGCAGACCTTCGATAATCTCCAATGTGTAGTCAGAGGGCTGTTTGCCCTTCGGATCGAAATGCTCGCCTTTCAACGCGCCCGGGTCGCTAAGGACGTCACCTCCACCCGCAGCAAGCGCGGGTGCGGTGTAGGAAAACATAAGCAGGCCAAGGAGAGCCGTCAGCGGCTTCGGTGAGAAGAGATAGCGCATTATGGGAGCCTCGCATCTTTGGGTGATAAGCTAAATGCCGCCGAGACGATGTTCATCTATCGCCGGCCTGTGTGATCACACTATATGATCGGTGCCGGATGGCTTGTCATTTTGCGCAATAATTGAGCATTAAGCTCGTTGGGATGAATATGAAGATCGTCACCACTCGCGGCGTTGGTATGGGGCCGCTTCCAACACTGTTAGAGCGGATGGCCAGCGAGAGAGCGGTTGAGCGTGCTTTTTCTCGGAGTGGCATGC
Above is a genomic segment from Limibacillus sp. containing:
- a CDS encoding BamA/TamA family outer membrane protein gives rise to the protein MLAAAGVSHCNSASAEEPSDYANLKLSLPYGFFSESFGLAGGWVEGRVGYPQPQASVLGTVMAGSSGSVLGFVMARDLQFPSARRLFVDPIFSIGYFNDFDAYVSGNSAFPNERAGTNDSSKDNFVTGDGFDNFARMRFKYLLPLGHGAQHIRPDYDVLNGYLADGATGGSSLNPLKSGRSFLEIRPFYRSQQVDSADFSDDIQTNGLDVTFFWDNRDFPINPTKGNGLKLQVSRDFGWLDSSDSWTVLQAEFDAYYDFGESEWFRSSILAFDFWTADTPSWEESDGKVSHRPPAYTGATLGGLWRMRGFPTQRFNDRSAIYYGTELRLTPKWNPFDNWPKVQKYFGVEWIQVAPFFELGRVASDYNLGDLHTDMQWDVGLGIRTWAQGFVLRADTAISEEGVGVQMMIDYPFQF
- a CDS encoding DUF2860 family protein → MIIKGLMAQAMARRLFTSVACLCSIAGVAQAQEARPSEGFSGFVSALVGVAEVESQFQTDDDNRVTTSLFSSGDSATVPAFAVPFELAYMVTDWNTQFFVGIPGENLREGSFFQWEIGARYWLQDNTRLALSFLPPSLASAETWSDPFLVNSPRQKTDIDSLGFKLRADNIAGSRFGLRYEYLNREIDNEQSGQSLMLTPAQLQLLDRDTTFHRFTVTYAHPLGDGWWLRPALRYVFADAEGDSNSFNAIRPEIGVFYGAETFDFSANFVYEAQWFDEDNPIFSKARDDSLYRATVAYGYKEPFGWENFRFEVIGSAALSDSDISFYDTKAFLLLSGLTYSF
- a CDS encoding alkyl sulfatase dimerization domain-containing protein; the protein is MRYLFSPKPLTALLGLLMFSYTAPALAAGGGDVLSDPGALKGEHFDPKGKQPSDYTLEIIEGLRESLPFDDERDFEEAKRGFIAAPDYRQIMAEAGNVAWDIGSYDWLLEGRDFDSIHPSLQRQAVLNMNYGLYEVLEDKIYQVRGFDLANFTVVKSDSGWIVFDPLTAKETAAAALELVNQELGARPVVAVVYSHSHADHFGGVRGVVEEADVRSGKVKVIAPVGFMDHAVSENVYAGNAMNRRLFYQYGVLLPRSPFGHVDQSIGKNTAAGNLGLIEPNVIIADDIEELTVDGVRMVFQNTPGTEAPAEMNTYFPDMKAFWAAENITGTIHNIYTLRGALVRDALEWSKQINRALYLFGQEAEVMFASHSWPRWGNERIQEVMRAQRDTYGHLNNGVLHLANQGVTINEMHNEYKVPESLQQQWSARSYHGSVEHNSRAVINRYLGYWDGNPTTLIPLNPEDSAPLYVEMMGGAQPILAKGRDLYNAGEYKLAQEILNKLVYAEPGNQDAKDLLADVFEQIGYQQESPSVRNSFLAAAYELRNGIPTGASPKSSGPDMIRAMSTELWLDFLGVRLDSDKAGDREFTINLATPDNGEQFVVELSNGTLTNIEGFEAADADLFVTINRSDLEPVMAGAITMDQQITDGKAVLEGNREVYEALKDMLVNFEIGFEIMPGTGEADISPDYNTFEQEPLGDTAGG